TGCGCAACCCACGGCATTCTATCCGCCAGCGAGGTTTTACTCTGATCGAATTGCTGGTGGTGATCGCAATTATCGCGATTCTCATCGCGCTGCTGCTGCCGGCCATCCAGAACGCTCGCGAGGCTGCTCGCAGAACGCAGTGCCGAAACAATCTGAAACAGATCGGACTGGCTGTTCACAACTACGTTGATATTGCGACCGTGCTGCCGCCCAGCGCCTGTGTCGATACGGACGTGACCAGCACCGGCAACAACGGGTCATGGGGAGTTCACGGCCGAATTCTGCCGTTTTTGGATCAAAGCAATCTGTACAACGCGGTTGACCTGACGCAGGCCTGGGATTTTCAGCAGGCCATTGACGGACTCAAGATCCCCGCGTACTCCTGTCCCAGCGACCCGAAAAGTGATCAGGCCCGCAACGCCGGTGCCGGTCGTCCGATCCTGTACCCGACCACATACGGCTTCAACTTCGGCACCTGGTTTGTCTTCGATCCGCAGACCGGCCGCGGCGGCGACGGAGCGTTTTTTCCGAACTCGCGAATCAGCATGGCCCACTTTGTGGACGGAACCAGCAACACTCTGCTTGCCGCCGAAGTCAAAGCCTGGACGGCCTACCGTCGCAACGGCGGGCCTCCGTCCGTGAACGTGCCGGTGTCGCTGGCCGAAGCCGAAGCCGCTGTTGCCAGTGGTGCGGAATTCAAAGACACGGGCCACACCGAATGGCCGGACGGGCGAGTCCACCATCAGGGAATCACCACGACTCTGGTCCCCAACGCAACGCTGAACTGTTCGACCGGCTCATCTACGGTCGACTGCGACTACAACTCCTGGCAGGAAGGCAAGAACGGACGCAACGGCAGCCCCAGCTACGCGATCATCACATCGCGCAGCTATCACACCGGAAGCGTGATCGCCGCCATGGTCGACGGTTCCGTTCGGTCGGTGTCGGACAACATCGATGCAGCGGTGTGGCGAAGCCTGGGAACTCGCGCCGGTGGTGAAGTCACCGGCGAGTTTTAGACGCGTTCGGCAGATGAGAACCTTCGGTCAGCGGCTGGGTTAGATGTATCCACCGCTTGACCTCGGCGAGCGGTTGATGAGTTCTTGCCGGGCAGGTTTCGTTGGGACGGCGAGACTTCCGGCGAGCCGCTGCCATGTTGGGCGTTCGTTGGCACACGCGTATCGGCAGGAGCTTCGCCGTACCGGTCCCGGGAGCAACTCTTCCGCCGGTGCTCTTATCGCATTTGTTCGGCGATCAGAAACGCGATTTCCATTGCCTGTTCGTAGTTCAGTCGCGGGTCCACCTGGCTGCGGTAGTCGCGGTGCAGGTCGGATTCCGTCAGGTTGGCCGGACCGCCGACGCATTCGGTGACATCTTCTCCGGTCAGTTCCAGATGAATGCCGCTCAGACGTGTTCCGCATTCGTTGTGAATTCGGAAGGCGGTGATCAGTTCGGACGTGATGTCGTCGAAGGAACGCGTCTTCAGGCCGGTGCGAGTTGACTGAGTATTGCCGTGCATCGGATCGCAGCTCCACAGCACATTCGAGCCGGCTTTCTTCAGGGCCGAAGCCAGCAGCGGCAGCCGCGACGCAATCTTTTCCGCGCCGAATCGGTGGATCAGCGTCAGGCGGCCGGGGATATTTTCGGGATTCAGCACGCGGACAAGATCAACCAGTTCGTCGCCGGCGATGGTATTGCCGACCTTGACCGCGATGGGGTTGCGGATGCCGCGAAAGTATTCGACGTGAGCTCCGTCGATCGCGCGCGTGCGGTCGCCGATCCACGGCAGATGAGTGCTCAGGTTGTACCAGCCTCGCTGCCGCTGGTCGGTGCGAGTCAGCGCCTGTTCAAACAAAAGATGCAGCCCTTCGTGGGATGTGAAGAAGTCCACTCGCGTCAGTTGTTCCAGCTCGCCGGACGACACGGCTTCCATGAACCGGATCGAATCGCTCAGCGCGTCCAGCAACTGCTGATACTTGCGCGATCCCGGCGTGTTGCGGACGAATTCCAGATCCCAGTTTTCCGGATGATGCAGGTCGGCGAATCCTCCTTCACTGAGAGCCCGGATGTAGTTGATCGTCAGCGCGGCTCGTTCGTACGCGCGAAGCATGAGTTCGGGGTTGGGCCGCCGTTCGTCTTCGGTAAAGCCGCTGCGGTTGACGATATCGCCGCGGTAGCTGGGCAGTTCGACGCCATCGCGAGTCTCCGTGTTGGCGGACCGCGGCTTCGCATACTGTCCGGCAATGCGGCCGATGCGAACGATTTTCTGCTTCGACCCGCAGATCAGCACCAGGCTCATCTGAATCAGGACTTTCAGCTTCCGCAGAATGACGGTGGCGTTGCAGTCATCAAAGCTTTCCGAACAGTCGCCGCCCTGCAGCACGAACGCCTTTCCCGCGGCGGCGTCGCCAAGCTGACGGCGCAGGCGGTCAACTTCCCACGCCGTAACCAGCGGAGGAAGCTTCGCCAGAGTCTGCAGCACCGCCACGACTGCTGACTCGTCGCTGTAGACGGGCTGCTGCTGAGCCAGCTTTGATTGCCATGAATCGGGAGTCCACACGTCTTTCATGGGCGGGATTGTTTCGACCTGCGGCTCGGTTGTCACTTGAACGGAGTGGATTTGTGAATGTTCGACGGCATTGCCTCAATCGTCGTCATTTCTTCGGATCTGCCGGGGAATCGGTGTGTCGGAATGCTGATGCCCGGAGGGCCGGCACAGCCTCTGCCGGAGTCAGCCGGTTCCGGTAGCCGGCAACCTCGCGCCTGCAGGTCTGACGGGCCGACACATTGACGTTGCGAGGTTGCGCGACGCTGTGTCGGTCCGCCGGGCCTGAAACGCATTTGGAAAAACAACTCCAGTTCGAGAATGAACCATTTTTCGCACTCGTCTCTCGTCATCGTGTTTTCGTACTCGACGTCGCGAATCCGAGGACGAGGTACGACGACGGCGTCAAGTAATTGGGAGGGCGAGTAATGGGAGGGCGAGGCTCCTGCCGAGCCGCGTGCGCCAGAAGACGTCCAATTCGGCAGCGGCTCGGCAGGAGCCTCGCCCTCCCAAACGACAGGCTGACCAACTTGAAGACCGATTTCCGCCCGCTTTGTTTACGGCAGGAATCCGCGTTCTCGAAGTTCCTGAACGTTGCCGGGAGCACTCATGCGAACGCGTTCGGCGGCGTATTTCAGCAGGGCGAATCCGGCCATGCCGGACGGTGCCGACAGAATCGCGGTATGCTCTTCTTCTTCCGCATCCAACTGTTGGTTCAGACGTTCGACGGCTTCGTCCAGCGTGTCGGTGACGATCTTGTCTGGCCCGTGCCGGTTGCTGAGCTTCAGGTTGGAGAACGCGGCCGTGCGAGTCATCAGGAATTCGACGAATCCGAAATCGTCGTTGTCTTCAAAGAAGTCGCGAAACTCCGGCCGCATGCTGTCGGGTGTAATGATCTTCGGCCGAGTGATGGTGACCTGGCCGCGGCGGATGGCAACGGTATCGTCGTCGTGTGTGGCGGGAGTGACCAGAAAATACGGCAGGTCCGAGTCGCCGAACGTGAACAGCGAAAAGTGAACCGGCCGTTCGATCCGAACGGCCTTCCACAATCTTTGAAATCGCTGTTCCGGTCCGAAATCGTCAAACATCAGTCGGCTTCAATTCCCAAACTCGCGAAACGTCATGCGAACGCCTCCGCCGACAGGTGACCGACGGCCTGGATTCGTTCCAGCAGTCTCGCCGACGGGCAACTTTTGTCAACGATTGTTTCAAAACCAGGTCGCACGGTAGCCAACGATCAGCGATGGCGATATCAACCGCTCATGACAAAAATCGCACGACAATCCACGGGAATCGACCGGCTGGACGCCGCACTGGGAGGCGGGCTGATTCCCGGAACGCTGACGGTTGTCATGGGTGCCACCGGAATCGGAAAGACGCAGCTTGGCATCAGCTACGCTCACGCCGGAACCGCCCAGGAAGGCGAACCGGGGATTATTTTTGATCTGACAACGCGCGGCGATTCTCAGAACCAGCACGAATACGCGTTGAACATGCGGGACTGGAAACTTCGCCAGCGACAGCTTGTCGATCGCATTGATCCGGCCATTGTGTGGGACGCGGCGGACATACGTTCGGACTATCTGCACGTGTTCCACCGCGGCGGACGGCGAGTCACCATCGGCGACATGCAGCCGGAGGAATGGCAGGAATTCAAAGCCGACCTGATGAGGCGGCTCGATCAGACCATCGCGTTTTTCTACGGGAACTTCGTCCACGGCGTGCGGCGCTGTGTGATTGATGGTGTCGAACCGACCGACCGCGACGCGGACTCGTTTCAGTTCCACCTGTTCGACTACATCTATCACCAGGTGCTGCGCAAGGAACACGACTGGCTGGCTCGCGATCTGTTCCGCGTCCACTATCGTTCGCAGCAGGACGCCGTGCAGAAGCACGCGTATGATCATCGCGAAACCTGCGGAATGCTGCTTTACACCAGCCACGAAGTCATGCTGGACGGCCTGATTTCTCGACCGCTGCAGTCCGGCGACGTGCTGTCCAACGCCAACACCGTCATCCTGATGGGGAAGACTCGCGACGGAAACCGCATGGGCCGAGCTTTGTATATCGCCAAACATCGCGGCAGTGCCTGTGAAGAGACCATTCTGCCATACACGATTTCCGATCGCGGAATTCAGTTGCAATGACAAGTGCAGCGCGGTTCGGCGAGCAGCGCAACCTCAGTCCGCTTTCACGCGGCACGTCGCAGCCGCGATGTTTCCGTGAGCGGCGCTAGCCATCCACATCTCAGATTTCAAATCCCCGAATCCTGAATCCCGAACCCCGTGACCGAGCCTGAAGAATCATCCGCCCTGCACAATAGTCGCTTCATGAAGGCTGTGCGCCGTGAACCGGTCGACACAACACCCGTCTGGATCATGCGGCAGGCGGGGCGATACCTGCCGGAATACATGGCGGTGCGCAATAAGGTGACGTTCATGGAGTTGTGCAAGACTCCGGAACTGGCCTGCGAAGTCACGGTGACCGCTCGCAATGTCCTGGGCGTCGACGCCGCGATTCTGTTCGCGGACCTGCTGCCGATTCTGCAGCCGATGGGAATCGATCTGGAATATGTCAGGGGTGAAGGTCCGGTCATCCATAATCCTCTGCGCGAACCCGGCTGCGTCGACCGGCTGACAGTCCTGGATTCCGTCGAGCCGCTGGATTATGTATTTCAGGCCGTGAAGATGATCCGATCTGCGCTGCCGCACGACATTCCACTGCTGGGATTTGCCGGAGCACCGTTTACTCTGGCTTCGTACTGCATCGAAGGCGGCGGTTCGAAGAATTACGTGTACACCAAGTCGCTGATGTATAACGATGAAGGGGCATGGAATGTGCTCATGAATCGGCTGGTGGATTCCGTGAGCATTTACCTGAAGGAGCAGATTCGAAGTGGATGTCAGGCGGTTCAGGTATTTGACAGTTGGGCCGGCTGCCTTTCTCCGTCGGACTATCGACGGTACGTGCTGCCGTATACAAAACGTCTGATCGGATCGGTCATCAATGATGCTCCGGTGATCAATTTTCTGACCGGCAATCCAGCGCTGCTGCCGCTGCAGAAGGAAGCCGGCGGAACAGTGATGGGAATCGACTGGCGGACGGAACTGCGTGACGCCTGGGAAACTGTCGGACATGAATTTGCCATTCAGGGCAACATGGATCCTGTGGCCATTTATGCGAATCTGAAGATGATGAAACAGAAGGCGCGAGATGTCCTGAATTCCGCAGATGGAAGACCGGGACATATTTTTAATCTCGGACACGGTGTGATGCCGGACATGAACCCGGACCACGTGAAGGCGCTGGTAGATTTCGTCCACGAAGCCGGGGCAGCACGGTGACGCATCGCGCCGGCAAGACGCCTTCAGGCGGGCAGTTCCGCGTGGCAATCATCGGCGGAGGAATCACCGGACTGTCGGCGGCTCAACGGCTTGTTTCGGCGTCACCGCAGGTTCAGGTGACGCTGCTGGAAGCGTCGTCTCGCCTGGGTGGCATCATTCGCACGGAGGAAGCGGACGGTTTTCTGATGGAACTGGGCCCGGATTCGTTCATCACCAACAAGCCCGGTGCCATTCGTCTGTGCGAGGACATCGGATACGAAGACCGGCTGATCCCGACGGACGCCGCGTTTCGAAAATCGCTGGTGCTGCACCGCGGCCGGCCTCAGCCCGTGCCGGACGGGTTTATGCT
The Planctomycetaceae bacterium genome window above contains:
- a CDS encoding DUF1559 domain-containing protein → MRNPRHSIRQRGFTLIELLVVIAIIAILIALLLPAIQNAREAARRTQCRNNLKQIGLAVHNYVDIATVLPPSACVDTDVTSTGNNGSWGVHGRILPFLDQSNLYNAVDLTQAWDFQQAIDGLKIPAYSCPSDPKSDQARNAGAGRPILYPTTYGFNFGTWFVFDPQTGRGGDGAFFPNSRISMAHFVDGTSNTLLAAEVKAWTAYRRNGGPPSVNVPVSLAEAEAAVASGAEFKDTGHTEWPDGRVHHQGITTTLVPNATLNCSTGSSTVDCDYNSWQEGKNGRNGSPSYAIITSRSYHTGSVIAAMVDGSVRSVSDNIDAAVWRSLGTRAGGEVTGEF
- a CDS encoding 3-deoxy-7-phosphoheptulonate synthase class II: MKDVWTPDSWQSKLAQQQPVYSDESAVVAVLQTLAKLPPLVTAWEVDRLRRQLGDAAAGKAFVLQGGDCSESFDDCNATVILRKLKVLIQMSLVLICGSKQKIVRIGRIAGQYAKPRSANTETRDGVELPSYRGDIVNRSGFTEDERRPNPELMLRAYERAALTINYIRALSEGGFADLHHPENWDLEFVRNTPGSRKYQQLLDALSDSIRFMEAVSSGELEQLTRVDFFTSHEGLHLLFEQALTRTDQRQRGWYNLSTHLPWIGDRTRAIDGAHVEYFRGIRNPIAVKVGNTIAGDELVDLVRVLNPENIPGRLTLIHRFGAEKIASRLPLLASALKKAGSNVLWSCDPMHGNTQSTRTGLKTRSFDDITSELITAFRIHNECGTRLSGIHLELTGEDVTECVGGPANLTESDLHRDYRSQVDPRLNYEQAMEIAFLIAEQMR
- a CDS encoding ATPase domain-containing protein; the protein is MTKIARQSTGIDRLDAALGGGLIPGTLTVVMGATGIGKTQLGISYAHAGTAQEGEPGIIFDLTTRGDSQNQHEYALNMRDWKLRQRQLVDRIDPAIVWDAADIRSDYLHVFHRGGRRVTIGDMQPEEWQEFKADLMRRLDQTIAFFYGNFVHGVRRCVIDGVEPTDRDADSFQFHLFDYIYHQVLRKEHDWLARDLFRVHYRSQQDAVQKHAYDHRETCGMLLYTSHEVMLDGLISRPLQSGDVLSNANTVILMGKTRDGNRMGRALYIAKHRGSACEETILPYTISDRGIQLQ
- the hemE gene encoding uroporphyrinogen decarboxylase, with protein sequence MTEPEESSALHNSRFMKAVRREPVDTTPVWIMRQAGRYLPEYMAVRNKVTFMELCKTPELACEVTVTARNVLGVDAAILFADLLPILQPMGIDLEYVRGEGPVIHNPLREPGCVDRLTVLDSVEPLDYVFQAVKMIRSALPHDIPLLGFAGAPFTLASYCIEGGGSKNYVYTKSLMYNDEGAWNVLMNRLVDSVSIYLKEQIRSGCQAVQVFDSWAGCLSPSDYRRYVLPYTKRLIGSVINDAPVINFLTGNPALLPLQKEAGGTVMGIDWRTELRDAWETVGHEFAIQGNMDPVAIYANLKMMKQKARDVLNSADGRPGHIFNLGHGVMPDMNPDHVKALVDFVHEAGAAR